A section of the Streptomyces sp. Je 1-369 genome encodes:
- a CDS encoding ABC-F family ATP-binding cassette domain-containing protein has protein sequence MTATLVAKDLAAGHGDRTLFAGLDLVVAPGDVIGLVGANGAGKSTLLRLLAGLDAPEGGELRLSPAAASVGHLPQEPDRRPGETIRAFLARRTGVAEAQRVMERDTQALVDGAPGADDAYAGSLERWLALGGADLDERAEETADSLGLAVSLDQPMTSLSGGQAARAGLASLLLSRYDVFLLDEPTNDLDLAGLERLESFVRGLRAGTVVVSHDREFLTRTVTKVLELDLAQQQINLYGGGYDAYLEERDTSRRHAREEYEEFADKKAALQGRAQMQRSWADKGVKNARRKAKSGGGDNDKIGRNFRSDASEKQAAKARQTQRMIERLDVVEEPRKEWELRMEIAAAPRSGAVVASLRDAEVQRGAFTLGPVTLQIDWADRVAITGANGSGKSTLLAALLGRVPLTEGHAALGSGVLVGEVDQARALFHGEESLLDAFCAAVPDTEPAEVRTLLAKFGLKAEHVLRSAVTLSPGERTRAGLALLQGRGVNLLVLDEPTNHLDLPAIEQLETALDAYEGTLLLVTHDRRMLDAVRVTRRLEVAEGKVTELPL, from the coding sequence ATGACCGCAACCCTCGTCGCCAAAGATCTCGCCGCCGGCCACGGCGACCGCACGCTGTTCGCCGGGCTCGACCTCGTCGTCGCCCCCGGGGACGTCATCGGTCTCGTCGGTGCCAACGGAGCGGGCAAGTCCACCCTGCTGAGGCTGCTCGCCGGTCTTGACGCCCCCGAAGGGGGTGAGCTGAGGCTGTCACCCGCCGCCGCCTCCGTGGGGCACCTTCCACAGGAGCCGGACCGCCGCCCCGGTGAGACCATCCGCGCGTTCCTGGCCCGCCGCACCGGCGTCGCCGAGGCGCAGCGCGTCATGGAGCGGGACACCCAGGCCCTGGTCGACGGGGCCCCCGGCGCGGACGACGCGTACGCGGGCAGCCTGGAGCGCTGGCTCGCGCTCGGCGGCGCGGACCTCGACGAGCGCGCCGAGGAGACCGCCGACTCGCTCGGGCTCGCCGTGAGCCTGGACCAGCCGATGACCTCGCTCTCGGGAGGCCAGGCCGCCCGCGCCGGACTCGCCTCCCTGCTCCTCTCCCGCTACGACGTGTTCCTCCTGGACGAGCCGACCAACGACCTCGACCTCGCGGGCCTGGAACGCCTGGAGAGCTTCGTGCGGGGCCTGCGCGCCGGCACGGTCGTCGTCAGTCACGACCGCGAGTTCCTGACCCGCACCGTCACCAAGGTCCTCGAACTCGACCTGGCCCAGCAGCAGATCAACCTCTACGGCGGCGGCTACGACGCATACCTGGAGGAGCGCGACACCTCCCGGCGGCACGCCCGCGAGGAGTACGAGGAGTTCGCCGACAAGAAGGCCGCACTCCAGGGCCGCGCCCAGATGCAGCGCTCCTGGGCCGACAAGGGCGTCAAGAACGCCCGCCGCAAGGCCAAATCGGGCGGCGGCGACAACGACAAGATCGGCCGGAACTTCCGCAGCGACGCCAGCGAGAAGCAGGCGGCGAAGGCCCGCCAGACGCAGCGCATGATCGAGCGCCTGGACGTCGTCGAGGAGCCCCGCAAGGAGTGGGAGCTGCGGATGGAGATCGCCGCCGCACCCCGCTCCGGCGCGGTCGTCGCGAGCCTGCGCGACGCGGAGGTCCAGCGGGGCGCGTTCACGCTCGGCCCGGTCACCCTGCAGATCGACTGGGCGGACCGCGTGGCGATCACCGGCGCCAACGGCTCGGGCAAGTCGACGCTGCTCGCCGCGCTCCTGGGCCGCGTCCCGCTGACCGAGGGCCACGCCGCGCTCGGCTCGGGGGTCCTGGTCGGCGAGGTCGACCAGGCACGCGCCCTCTTCCACGGCGAGGAGTCCCTGCTGGACGCGTTCTGCGCGGCCGTCCCGGACACCGAACCCGCCGAAGTCCGCACGCTGCTCGCCAAGTTCGGCCTGAAGGCGGAACACGTGCTGCGCTCGGCGGTGACGCTGTCACCCGGCGAGCGGACCCGCGCGGGCCTCGCGCTGCTCCAGGGCCGGGGCGTCAACCTGCTCGTCCTCGACGAGCCGACGAACCACCTGGACCTGCCCGCGATCGAGCAGCTGGAGACGGCCCTGGACGCCTACGAGGGCACCCTGCTCCTGGTCACGCACGACCGCAGGATGCTGGACGCGGTCCGCGTGACCCGCCGCCTGGAGGTGGCGGAGGGCAAAGTGACGGAACTGCCACTCTGA
- a CDS encoding Tex family protein: MAALKTSTPASIEGRIAEELGVRERQVKAAVDLLDGGSTVPFIARYRKEATEMLDDAQLRTLEERLRYLRELEDRRAAILDSVREQGKLTDELEARIREADTKARLEDIYLPFKPKRRTKAQIAREAGLEPLADGLLADPSVEPRAAAAAFVDADKGVADPQAALDGARAILAERFSEDADLIGELRERMWVRGRLAAKVRDGKEEAGAKFADYFDFAEPFTDLPSHRILAMLRGEKEEVLDLVLEPEEPAETPGTPSSYEGIVAQRFGVADRGRPGDKWLQDTVRWSWRTRILVHLGIDLRLRLRTAAEDEAVRVFASNLRDLLLAAPAGTRATLGLDPGFRTGVKVAVVDATGKVVATDTIHPHVPANKWDQSLATLARLAKDHDVDLVAIGNGTASRETDKLAGELITKHPELNLTKVMVSEAGASVYSASAFASQELPDLDVSIRGAVSIARRLQDPLAELVKIDPKSIGVGQYQHDLSEMKLSRSLDAVVEDCVNGVGVDVNTASAPLLARVSGIGAGLAENIVSHRDANGPFKSRKGLKDVARLGPKAYEQCAGFLRIRGGDDPLDASSVHPEAYPVVRRMVKSTGGEVGSLIGDTAALRSLKPDAFVDEVFGLPTVTDILKELEKPGRDPRPAFKTATFKDGVEKISDLAAGMVLEGVVTNVAAFGAFVDVGVHQDGLVHVSAMSKTFVKDPRDVVKPGDIVKVKVMDVDIPRKRISLTLRLDDEANASGEDGEQPRRGGGRPPQQRQRGQGGGGQGGGQGRRQQGQAQGQGQRGGGRGQKPQRQGPPPANDAMAEALRRAGLVDPKRR; encoded by the coding sequence GTGGCAGCTTTGAAGACGTCCACCCCAGCATCCATCGAAGGCAGGATCGCCGAGGAGCTCGGCGTACGGGAGCGGCAGGTGAAGGCCGCCGTCGACCTGCTCGACGGCGGCTCCACGGTGCCCTTCATCGCGCGCTACCGCAAGGAAGCGACCGAGATGCTCGACGACGCGCAACTGCGCACGCTCGAAGAGCGCCTGCGCTACCTGCGCGAGCTGGAGGACCGGCGGGCCGCGATCCTCGACTCGGTCCGCGAACAGGGCAAGCTCACCGACGAGCTCGAAGCGCGGATCCGCGAGGCGGACACCAAGGCCCGGCTCGAGGACATCTACCTGCCCTTCAAACCGAAGCGGCGCACCAAGGCGCAGATCGCCCGCGAGGCCGGTCTCGAACCCCTCGCGGACGGGCTGCTCGCCGACCCGAGTGTCGAACCGCGGGCCGCGGCCGCCGCGTTCGTGGACGCCGACAAGGGCGTCGCGGACCCGCAGGCCGCCCTGGACGGCGCGCGGGCGATCCTCGCCGAGCGGTTCTCCGAGGACGCCGACCTGATCGGTGAGCTGCGCGAGCGCATGTGGGTGCGCGGCAGGCTCGCCGCGAAGGTCCGGGACGGCAAGGAGGAGGCGGGCGCCAAGTTCGCCGACTACTTCGACTTCGCCGAGCCGTTCACCGACCTGCCCTCGCACCGCATCCTGGCCATGCTGCGCGGCGAGAAGGAAGAGGTCCTCGACCTCGTCCTGGAGCCCGAGGAGCCCGCCGAGACGCCGGGGACCCCGTCCTCGTACGAAGGCATCGTCGCCCAGCGGTTCGGCGTCGCCGACCGCGGCAGGCCCGGCGACAAATGGCTGCAGGACACGGTCCGCTGGTCCTGGCGGACGCGGATCCTCGTGCACCTCGGCATCGACCTGCGGCTGCGGCTGCGGACCGCCGCCGAGGACGAGGCGGTGCGGGTCTTCGCGTCGAACCTGCGCGACCTGCTGCTCGCTGCGCCCGCGGGCACGCGCGCGACGCTCGGCCTGGACCCCGGGTTCCGTACGGGCGTGAAGGTCGCCGTCGTCGACGCGACCGGCAAGGTCGTCGCGACCGACACGATCCACCCGCACGTCCCGGCCAACAAGTGGGACCAGTCCCTGGCGACGCTCGCCCGGCTCGCCAAGGACCACGACGTCGACCTCGTCGCCATCGGCAACGGCACGGCGTCGCGCGAGACCGACAAGCTCGCCGGTGAACTCATCACCAAGCACCCCGAGTTGAACCTGACGAAGGTGATGGTCTCCGAGGCGGGCGCCTCGGTGTACTCGGCGTCGGCGTTCGCCTCGCAGGAGCTGCCCGACCTGGACGTCTCGATCCGCGGCGCGGTGTCCATCGCCCGCCGCCTCCAGGACCCGCTGGCCGAGCTCGTGAAGATCGACCCCAAGTCGATCGGTGTCGGCCAGTACCAGCACGACCTGTCCGAGATGAAGCTGTCGCGCTCCCTCGACGCGGTCGTCGAGGACTGTGTGAACGGCGTCGGGGTGGACGTCAACACCGCCTCCGCGCCGCTCCTCGCCCGGGTCTCCGGCATCGGCGCGGGCCTCGCGGAGAACATCGTGTCGCACCGCGACGCGAACGGCCCGTTCAAGAGCCGCAAGGGCCTCAAGGACGTCGCCAGACTCGGCCCGAAGGCGTACGAGCAGTGCGCGGGCTTCCTCCGCATCCGCGGCGGCGACGACCCGCTGGACGCCTCAAGCGTGCACCCGGAGGCGTACCCCGTGGTGCGCAGGATGGTGAAGTCGACGGGCGGGGAGGTCGGTTCGCTGATCGGCGACACGGCGGCGCTGCGCTCGCTGAAGCCGGACGCGTTCGTGGACGAGGTCTTCGGCCTGCCCACGGTCACGGACATCCTGAAGGAGCTGGAGAAGCCCGGGCGCGACCCGCGGCCCGCCTTCAAGACGGCGACCTTCAAGGACGGCGTCGAGAAGATCTCCGACCTCGCCGCGGGGATGGTCCTCGAAGGGGTCGTGACGAACGTGGCCGCGTTCGGCGCGTTCGTCGACGTGGGCGTCCACCAGGACGGTCTGGTGCACGTGTCCGCCATGTCCAAGACCTTCGTCAAGGACCCGCGCGATGTCGTGAAGCCCGGCGACATCGTCAAGGTGAAGGTCATGGACGTCGACATCCCGCGCAAGCGGATCTCGCTGACGCTGCGTCTCGACGACGAGGCGAACGCCTCCGGCGAGGACGGGGAGCAGCCGAGGCGGGGCGGCGGTCGACCGCCTCAGCAGCGGCAGCGCGGTCAGGGCGGCGGCGGCCAGGGCGGCGGTCAGGGCCGACGCCAGCAGGGCCAGGCTCAGGGCCAGGGCCAGCGCGGTGGCGGTCGCGGGCAGAAGCCGCAGCGGCAGGGCCCGCCGCCCGCCAACGACGCGATGGCCGAGGCGCTGCGGCGGGCCGGTCTCGTCGACCCGAAGCGGCGCTGA
- a CDS encoding LPFR motif small protein has protein sequence MFRAIADVLRQIGAALATVVTLPFRAVARLFGGASRSAGRGGRRSGHTGRAGRV, from the coding sequence ATGTTCCGTGCCATAGCGGACGTTCTGCGCCAGATCGGCGCCGCACTCGCCACGGTCGTCACGCTGCCGTTCCGGGCAGTGGCCCGGCTGTTCGGCGGAGCGTCCCGTTCCGCGGGTCGGGGCGGGCGACGGTCGGGACACACGGGCCGGGCCGGCCGGGTCTGA
- a CDS encoding SCO6745 family protein, whose product MTSSTTSSSSSAALESRAGRRCHSVLNALHSTHYFSPDVNRELSGLGITHPTAVNFAVRAAALGAVGPGTVAATFYNYKYDLVAAHVPQVWRTASPEDVLAARLRGVDTTLRRLLGEELVASPEMAEAADLALRATEACTRGARPLYAAHADLPVPEQPHLAYWHAATLLREHRGDGHLTALVGAGLDGLEALVSHTATGKGTRPKWVFSTRGWNQEEWDAAVDRLRGRGVLDGEGELTDAGVALRRDVEAETDRLDRAPYEHLGAAGVERLTELGTLITGTALQAGAFPADLLGKR is encoded by the coding sequence ATGACCTCTTCGACGACCTCGTCCTCCTCGTCCGCGGCGCTGGAGTCGCGGGCCGGGCGCCGCTGCCACTCCGTCCTGAACGCCCTGCACTCGACGCACTACTTCTCGCCGGACGTGAACCGGGAGCTGAGCGGCCTCGGCATCACCCACCCCACCGCCGTGAACTTCGCCGTGCGCGCGGCGGCGCTGGGCGCCGTCGGGCCGGGGACCGTGGCGGCCACCTTCTACAACTACAAGTACGACCTGGTGGCCGCCCACGTCCCCCAGGTATGGCGGACCGCCTCTCCGGAGGACGTCCTCGCGGCGCGTCTGCGGGGCGTCGACACGACGCTGCGGCGGCTGCTCGGCGAGGAGCTCGTCGCCTCGCCGGAGATGGCCGAGGCGGCGGACCTCGCCCTGCGCGCCACCGAGGCCTGCACGCGCGGCGCCCGCCCGCTGTACGCCGCCCACGCCGACCTGCCCGTCCCCGAGCAGCCCCACCTCGCCTACTGGCACGCCGCGACGCTGCTGCGCGAGCACCGCGGCGACGGCCACCTGACCGCGCTGGTCGGCGCCGGACTCGACGGCCTCGAAGCGCTGGTGAGCCACACCGCGACCGGCAAGGGCACCCGGCCGAAGTGGGTCTTCTCCACCCGCGGCTGGAACCAGGAGGAGTGGGACGCGGCCGTGGACCGGCTCCGGGGCCGCGGAGTGCTCGACGGCGAGGGCGAGTTGACGGACGCCGGTGTGGCGCTGCGCCGGGACGTCGAGGCGGAGACGGACCGCCTGGACCGGGCTCCGTACGAACACCTGGGCGCGGCGGGCGTCGAACGGCTCACCGAACTCGGCACGCTCATCACAGGGACGGCACTGCAGGCCGGGGCGTTCCCCGCGGATCTGCTCGGCAAGCGCTGA
- a CDS encoding GlxA family transcriptional regulator codes for MTQRTVLVVLFDGVQSLDVTGPVEVFTGAGLCTADSQDGYLVRTASLDGKPVRTSSGLTLVPDTALADAPAPHTLLIPGGQGTRGQDPELTAWLRENGPRAERLVSVCTGAIRLAEAGLLEGRRATTHWAYCEKLARDHPGIDVDPDPIYVRDGHVATSAGVTAGIDLALALVEDDLGREVALTVARHLVVFLRRPGNQAQFSVQLAAQTARREPLREVQQWITEHPADDLSVEALAARARLSPRHFARAFQADTGLTPGKYVERVRIEHARRLLEDTSDGVEEISRACGYGTPEAMRRAFVKVLGAAPAEYRRRFHPVPAAGATRHTDHPHR; via the coding sequence ATGACGCAGCGAACCGTCCTGGTCGTCCTCTTCGACGGCGTCCAGAGCCTTGATGTCACGGGACCCGTGGAGGTCTTCACGGGCGCCGGGCTCTGCACGGCCGACTCCCAGGACGGCTACCTCGTCCGCACCGCCTCCCTGGACGGCAAACCCGTGCGCACCTCCAGCGGCCTCACGCTCGTCCCGGACACCGCGCTCGCCGACGCCCCCGCCCCGCACACGCTGCTGATCCCGGGCGGCCAGGGCACGCGCGGGCAGGACCCGGAGCTGACCGCCTGGCTGCGCGAGAACGGCCCGCGCGCGGAGCGCCTCGTCTCGGTCTGCACCGGCGCGATCCGCCTCGCCGAGGCCGGCCTCCTGGAGGGGCGCAGGGCGACGACGCACTGGGCGTACTGCGAGAAGCTCGCCAGGGACCACCCGGGCATCGACGTCGACCCCGACCCCATCTACGTACGGGACGGGCACGTCGCCACGTCCGCCGGGGTCACCGCGGGCATCGACCTCGCCCTGGCACTCGTGGAGGACGACCTGGGCCGCGAGGTGGCGCTCACGGTCGCCCGCCACCTGGTGGTGTTCCTGCGGCGCCCGGGGAACCAGGCGCAGTTCAGCGTCCAGCTCGCCGCGCAGACCGCGCGGCGCGAGCCGCTGCGCGAGGTCCAGCAGTGGATCACCGAGCACCCGGCCGACGACCTGTCGGTCGAGGCGCTCGCCGCGCGCGCCCGCCTCTCGCCACGGCACTTCGCCCGCGCCTTCCAGGCGGACACCGGCCTGACGCCGGGCAAGTACGTCGAGCGCGTCCGCATCGAGCACGCCCGACGCCTCCTGGAGGACACCTCCGACGGCGTCGAGGAAATCTCACGCGCCTGCGGCTACGGCACCCCGGAAGCCATGCGCCGCGCCTTCGTGAAGGTGCTCGGCGCGGCCCCGGCCGAGTACCGCCGCCGCTTCCACCCCGTACCGGCCGCCGGAGCCACCCGTCACACCGACCACCCACACCGATAG
- a CDS encoding DJ-1/PfpI family protein, protein MQIAIALYERFTVLDAIGPYQTLVNLPGAETVLVAEQAGPVRDDNGSLALIADKSFAEVQRPDIVVVPGGPGQSDQMENEALLGWLRTVDATTTWTTSVCTGSLALAAAGLLKGRRATSHWLALAELERLGVESTGERVVFDGKYVTAAGVSAGIDMGLTLAGRIAGDEHAQTVQLLAEYDPQPPYDAGSPEKAPAHLVAKFRAGSRFGQ, encoded by the coding sequence ATGCAGATCGCCATCGCCCTGTACGAACGCTTCACCGTCCTCGACGCCATCGGCCCCTACCAGACACTGGTCAACCTCCCGGGCGCCGAGACCGTCCTCGTGGCCGAGCAGGCGGGCCCGGTGCGCGACGACAACGGCTCCCTCGCCCTCATCGCCGACAAGTCCTTCGCGGAGGTCCAGCGGCCCGACATCGTGGTCGTGCCCGGCGGTCCCGGCCAGAGCGACCAGATGGAGAACGAGGCGCTCCTCGGCTGGCTCCGCACGGTCGACGCCACGACCACCTGGACGACGTCCGTGTGCACGGGCTCGCTCGCGCTGGCCGCCGCGGGCCTCCTCAAGGGCCGCCGCGCCACCTCGCACTGGCTCGCGCTGGCCGAGCTGGAGCGGCTCGGCGTCGAGTCGACGGGGGAGCGGGTCGTCTTCGACGGCAAGTACGTCACGGCGGCCGGTGTCTCCGCGGGCATCGACATGGGCCTCACCCTGGCCGGCCGGATCGCGGGCGACGAGCACGCGCAGACCGTGCAGCTGCTGGCCGAGTACGACCCGCAGCCGCCCTACGACGCCGGGTCCCCGGAGAAGGCACCCGCACATCTCGTCGCGAAGTTCCGTGCCGGGAGCCGCTTCGGTCAGTAG
- a CDS encoding enoyl-CoA hydratase/isomerase family protein produces MEPQLSHTVTDGVATVLIDHPAKRNAMTADMWRQVPPLLAALGADPAVRAVVLTGAGDTFCAGADISTLRESPGTAQDLAVRAEEALAAFPKPTLAAVRGYCVGGGAQLAGACDLRFADEGASFGVTPAKLGIVYPASSTRRLVSLVGPATAKYLLFSGELIGAERALRTGLVDEVLPSGGLDKRVDGFTRVLTSRSLLTQAAAKEFATGRTDRDAYWTEQARGSGDTAEGVAAFLERRQPRFTY; encoded by the coding sequence ATGGAGCCGCAGCTGAGCCACACCGTCACGGACGGCGTCGCCACCGTCCTCATCGACCATCCGGCCAAGCGCAACGCCATGACCGCCGACATGTGGCGTCAGGTGCCGCCACTCCTCGCTGCCCTCGGCGCGGACCCGGCCGTGCGCGCCGTGGTCCTCACCGGCGCGGGCGACACGTTCTGCGCGGGGGCCGACATCTCCACGCTGCGGGAGTCGCCCGGCACCGCGCAGGACCTCGCGGTGCGGGCCGAGGAGGCCCTGGCGGCCTTCCCGAAGCCGACGCTCGCCGCGGTGCGGGGCTACTGCGTGGGCGGCGGCGCACAGCTGGCGGGCGCGTGCGACCTGCGGTTCGCGGACGAGGGCGCCTCGTTCGGGGTGACGCCGGCCAAGCTCGGCATCGTCTACCCGGCGTCGTCCACGCGTCGACTCGTGTCGCTGGTGGGGCCCGCCACCGCCAAGTACCTGCTGTTCTCCGGGGAGTTGATCGGCGCCGAGCGGGCGCTGCGGACCGGTCTGGTGGACGAGGTGCTGCCGTCGGGCGGGCTGGACAAGCGGGTCGACGGGTTCACCCGGGTCCTCACGTCGCGCTCCCTGTTGACGCAGGCGGCCGCCAAGGAGTTCGCCACGGGCCGCACGGACCGGGACGCGTACTGGACGGAGCAGGCGCGCGGCAGCGGCGACACCGCGGAGGGTGTCGCCGCCTTCCTGGAGCGCAGGCAGCCCCGCTTCACCTACTGA
- a CDS encoding HdeD family acid-resistance protein → MAGPRDDTATSEARTVSRSFGWLALLGVILAVAGLVGLVYAGVATLTSMLLFGWLLLIGGVVGLLHAVQSRGTSFFWLGVVVAALNLAAGVVVIRRPDVAAEALTMFAALLFLTGGVFRLVGSLVVRGPQFALTLLQGAFGLLIGILVLAGWPSSSQYVIGCFFSLALLFDGLGLIATGIGGRRIVSLVQPEEHLKAKRSRRGEQDRSDN, encoded by the coding sequence ATGGCCGGACCCAGGGACGACACAGCCACCTCGGAGGCCAGGACGGTCAGCCGCAGCTTCGGCTGGCTCGCCCTGCTGGGCGTGATCCTCGCCGTGGCCGGGCTCGTCGGCCTCGTCTACGCCGGTGTGGCCACGCTGACCTCGATGCTCCTGTTCGGCTGGCTCCTGCTCATCGGCGGCGTCGTCGGCCTGCTGCACGCCGTCCAGTCGCGGGGCACCAGCTTCTTCTGGCTGGGCGTCGTGGTCGCCGCGCTGAACCTCGCGGCCGGTGTCGTCGTCATCCGCAGGCCCGATGTTGCGGCGGAGGCGCTGACCATGTTCGCGGCGCTGCTCTTCCTGACCGGCGGAGTCTTCCGGCTGGTCGGCAGCCTGGTGGTACGGGGCCCGCAGTTCGCCCTGACGCTCCTGCAAGGCGCCTTCGGCCTGCTGATCGGCATCCTGGTCCTCGCGGGCTGGCCCAGCAGCAGCCAGTACGTGATCGGCTGCTTCTTCTCCCTGGCGCTGCTCTTCGACGGCCTGGGCCTGATCGCCACCGGTATCGGCGGGCGCCGCATCGTCAGTCTCGTACAACCTGAAGAACATTTGAAGGCGAAGCGTTCAAGGCGGGGCGAGCAGGACCGGTCGGACAACTGA
- a CDS encoding ATP-binding protein, whose protein sequence is MATIEREGGDRTMGNDGRGPCPLPRSGGSVPYEGVWRFTAPAVDASVPQARHAVRDLLARQGVPAPDDLVQGLLLIVSELVTNAVRHAALLSPMLAVEVAVGAEWVRVSVEDNHPYRPTALVADHAQTGGRGLLLVREITAEAGGACDVEHTASGGKVIWAALPLKPNGA, encoded by the coding sequence GTGGCGACAATCGAGCGCGAGGGCGGCGACCGGACGATGGGGAACGACGGGAGAGGGCCGTGCCCACTCCCACGCAGCGGCGGATCGGTGCCGTACGAGGGGGTGTGGCGCTTCACCGCCCCTGCCGTCGACGCCTCCGTGCCCCAGGCCCGGCACGCGGTGCGCGACCTGCTGGCCCGGCAGGGCGTACCGGCACCGGACGACCTCGTCCAGGGGCTGCTGCTCATCGTCTCCGAGCTGGTGACCAACGCGGTGCGCCATGCGGCCCTGCTGTCGCCGATGCTCGCGGTGGAGGTCGCGGTCGGCGCCGAGTGGGTACGGGTCTCCGTGGAGGACAACCACCCCTACCGCCCGACCGCCTTGGTGGCGGACCACGCACAGACGGGCGGGCGTGGACTCCTCCTCGTACGCGAGATCACCGCGGAGGCGGGCGGTGCCTGCGACGTCGAGCACACCGCGAGCGGGGGCAAGGTCATCTGGGCGGCCCTGCCCCTGAAGCCCAACGGCGCCTGA
- the idi gene encoding isopentenyl-diphosphate Delta-isomerase → MPTTPATAANSPSNGTGEAILLELVDEEGRTIGTAEKLAAHQAPGQLHRAFSVFLFDEQGRLLLQQRALGKYHSPGVWSNTCCGHPYPGEAPFAAAARRTYEELGVSPSLLAEAGTVRYNHPDPESGLVEQEFNHLFVGMVQSPLRPDPAEIGGTAFVTAAELAERHERDPFSAWFMTVLDAARPAVRELTGPSAGW, encoded by the coding sequence ATGCCGACCACACCTGCCACCGCGGCGAACAGCCCGTCGAACGGCACCGGAGAAGCGATCTTGCTCGAACTCGTCGACGAAGAGGGCAGGACGATCGGCACAGCGGAGAAACTCGCCGCGCACCAGGCGCCCGGGCAGCTGCACCGGGCGTTCTCCGTCTTCCTCTTCGACGAGCAGGGCCGCCTGCTGCTCCAGCAGCGCGCCCTCGGCAAGTACCACTCCCCCGGGGTCTGGTCGAACACCTGCTGCGGGCACCCCTACCCGGGCGAGGCCCCGTTCGCGGCGGCGGCCCGGCGCACGTACGAGGAGCTCGGGGTCTCGCCGTCGCTGCTCGCCGAGGCGGGCACGGTGCGCTACAACCACCCGGACCCGGAGTCGGGGCTCGTGGAGCAGGAGTTCAACCACTTGTTCGTGGGCATGGTGCAGTCCCCGCTGCGCCCCGACCCGGCCGAGATCGGCGGTACCGCCTTCGTGACGGCGGCGGAGCTGGCCGAGCGGCACGAACGGGACCCGTTCTCCGCCTGGTTCATGACCGTGCTCGACGCGGCGCGGCCCGCGGTCAGGGAGCTGACGGGCCCCTCCGCGGGCTGGTAG
- a CDS encoding GNAT family N-acetyltransferase, which yields MTDNASISRAFFALHHGLPRQGPGSDATTRQLLSYAGALPERPRVLDLGCGPGRSALLLAAEAGAEVTAVDLHEPFLDELRAAAGGRGLAGSITAVNADMGELPYPDGSFDVVWAESSAYSIGFDTALRSWRRLLAPSGALVLTECEWTTDEPSATARAFWERHYALRTGEENLRAATGAGYSVLGVHPQPESDWDEYYGPLAARADAADPGAPGMTEALAATREELATRREHGAEYGYTGYVLRPVNSWPTRPETAADVAAVHAVHAAAFETEAEADLVDALRTDPEAWLPGLSYVAEAPDGSVAAHALLTRCRVDGAPALALAPVATRPEHQGTGAGSAAVRAVLDAARARGERIVLVLGHPSYYPRFGFKPASGYGIRPDFEVPDEAMMALALCGSDDSAQLPRGTITYPGAFGV from the coding sequence TTGACTGACAACGCTTCCATTTCCCGCGCCTTCTTCGCCCTGCACCACGGGCTTCCGAGGCAGGGTCCCGGCTCCGACGCCACCACCAGGCAGCTGCTCTCCTACGCGGGTGCGCTGCCCGAGCGGCCGCGCGTGCTCGACCTGGGCTGCGGCCCCGGCCGGTCCGCGCTGCTGCTCGCCGCCGAGGCCGGCGCCGAGGTGACCGCCGTCGACCTCCACGAGCCGTTCCTCGACGAGCTCCGGGCCGCGGCCGGGGGCCGCGGCCTCGCCGGGTCGATCACCGCCGTCAACGCCGACATGGGCGAACTCCCCTATCCGGACGGTTCCTTCGACGTCGTCTGGGCGGAGAGCTCGGCCTACAGCATCGGTTTCGACACCGCGCTGCGCTCCTGGCGGCGCCTGCTCGCCCCGAGCGGGGCGCTCGTCCTCACCGAGTGCGAGTGGACGACCGACGAGCCGTCCGCCACCGCCCGCGCCTTCTGGGAGCGGCACTACGCGCTGCGCACCGGCGAGGAGAACCTGCGGGCGGCGACCGGCGCCGGGTACTCCGTGCTCGGCGTGCACCCGCAGCCCGAGTCCGACTGGGACGAGTACTACGGCCCGCTGGCCGCCCGCGCGGACGCGGCGGACCCGGGTGCGCCCGGCATGACGGAGGCGCTCGCCGCCACCCGCGAGGAGCTCGCGACGCGGCGCGAGCACGGCGCCGAGTACGGCTACACCGGCTACGTGCTGCGGCCCGTGAACTCCTGGCCCACCCGCCCGGAGACGGCGGCCGACGTCGCCGCCGTGCACGCCGTGCACGCCGCCGCCTTCGAGACGGAGGCCGAGGCCGACCTGGTCGACGCGCTGCGCACGGACCCGGAGGCGTGGCTTCCCGGCCTGTCGTACGTCGCCGAGGCGCCCGACGGTTCGGTGGCCGCGCACGCTCTGCTCACCCGCTGCCGGGTGGACGGGGCGCCCGCGCTGGCCCTCGCACCCGTCGCCACCCGGCCCGAGCACCAGGGGACGGGTGCCGGTTCGGCGGCCGTGCGCGCCGTGCTCGACGCGGCACGCGCGCGCGGGGAGCGGATCGTCCTCGTCCTGGGGCATCCCTCGTACTACCCGAGGTTCGGATTCAAGCCCGCTTCCGGGTACGGAATCCGGCCGGACTTCGAGGTTCCGGACGAGGCGATGATGGCTCTGGCCCTGTGCGGATCCGACGATTCCGCACAACTGCCGCGGGGCACGATCACCTATCCGGGCGCCTTCGGGGTCTGA